The following are encoded together in the bacterium Unc6 genome:
- a CDS encoding DNA polymerase III subunit beta has protein sequence MRFQIKKDVLYKTIKPVLNVVSTKTTLPILLNILIDVEKDRIHFSSTDLDIAMTTTIQTSNSENINIEEAGSITIPGKRIGEILDKLPNEKIVFSSLKNNILRMDCQKCFFRLIGLPREDFPKIPVFSETNKIKIEQKKLKEALTLTSCATSRETERYGLNGIFFEFMKDTIRFVATDGRRLAYVDKKITPENKIEKNITVPTKTINEIQRIIEESGDVEISLTDNQICFSTNIDTFQSGVSINLNLISRILDAQFPDYKQVIPKQGNKRIHLKTQEWLGALKRAALFTTIDDPAIKLDIMKNKLVISKITPDIGEIREEIDTNYKAEEISIGFVPHYLIDVVKNLPDEEIDIDIVDTEVGKVSVVKIKDGQGMDYFHMVLPIALE, from the coding sequence ATGAGATTTCAAATTAAAAAAGATGTATTATATAAAACAATCAAACCTGTGCTAAATGTTGTATCTACAAAAACAACACTACCAATATTATTAAACATTCTTATAGATGTAGAAAAAGACAGGATACACTTTTCATCAACAGACCTTGATATTGCAATGACAACAACTATTCAAACCTCAAATAGTGAAAATATAAATATAGAAGAAGCAGGCTCTATAACTATTCCCGGAAAAAGAATAGGGGAGATATTAGATAAATTACCAAATGAAAAAATTGTTTTTTCCTCATTAAAAAACAATATCTTAAGAATGGACTGTCAAAAATGTTTTTTTAGACTTATAGGGCTCCCCAGAGAGGATTTTCCTAAAATTCCAGTTTTTTCTGAAACTAATAAGATTAAAATAGAACAAAAAAAATTAAAGGAAGCACTCACTTTAACCTCTTGTGCAACATCACGTGAAACAGAAAGATATGGGTTGAATGGCATATTTTTTGAGTTTATGAAAGATACTATAAGATTTGTTGCAACAGATGGAAGAAGGCTTGCGTATGTAGATAAAAAAATTACACCAGAAAATAAAATTGAAAAAAATATTACAGTGCCAACAAAAACTATAAATGAAATTCAAAGAATTATAGAAGAATCTGGAGATGTAGAAATATCTTTAACAGACAACCAAATATGTTTTTCAACAAACATTGATACTTTCCAATCCGGGGTTTCTATCAATTTAAACCTAATATCACGAATCCTTGATGCGCAGTTTCCGGACTATAAACAGGTTATTCCAAAACAGGGAAATAAAAGGATACACCTAAAAACTCAAGAATGGCTGGGCGCACTAAAAAGAGCGGCACTTTTTACCACAATAGATGACCCTGCAATTAAATTAGATATTATGAAAAATAAACTTGTTATTTCAAAAATAACACCAGATATAGGAGAAATAAGAGAAGAAATAGACACAAACTATAAGGCAGAAGAGATAAGCATAGGATTTGTTCCTCACTATCTTATAGATGTAGTAAAAAATCTACCCGACGAAGAGATTGATATAGATATAGTAGACACAGAGGTGGGGAAAGTGTCAGTAGTAAAAATAAAGGACGGACAGGGTATGGATTATTTTCATATGGTCCTTCCTATTGCATTAGAGTAA
- a CDS encoding 2-amino-4-hydroxy-6-hydroxymethyldihydropteridine diphosphokinase, with amino-acid sequence MEKYWNERVFIGVGSNVGKRELFIKKALDLIRNNRQMRLVKISSIIETEPVGSSKRKFLNAVIEIRTILSPVQLLKRLKYFEKILGRKNTGHWGAREIDLDILYFGKRKINTSSLRVPHPFIQERDFVQILLSEF; translated from the coding sequence ATGGAAAAATACTGGAATGAAAGAGTGTTTATCGGAGTTGGTTCTAATGTCGGGAAAAGAGAACTATTTATTAAAAAGGCCCTTGATTTGATAAGAAATAACAGACAGATGCGTTTGGTTAAAATTTCAAGTATCATTGAAACAGAACCTGTGGGCTCAAGTAAAAGAAAATTTTTAAATGCTGTTATTGAAATAAGAACCATACTTTCCCCTGTTCAATTGTTAAAAAGACTTAAATATTTTGAAAAAATTCTTGGCAGAAAAAACACAGGCCACTGGGGAGCAAGAGAGATTGATTTAGACATACTTTATTTTGGCAAAAGAAAAATAAATACCTCGTCCCTGCGGGTTCCTCATCCTTTCATACAGGAAAGGGATTTTGTCCAAATCCTGCTTTCGGAATTTTAA
- a CDS encoding arginine--tRNA ligase: MDIFRYNISLVLSEILHLPSQDIDGLIEIPPEEHLGDYALPCFRLGSVLKQSPQKIATDIASNIAQIDFVKEVKTSGGYVNFFLNTEIFISRALNQIEKGGFGKSEQGRGKTVVIDFSSPNIAKPFSVGHLRSTVIGNSLSRIYEYLGYNVIKINHLGDWGTQFGKIIVAFEKWGKQELLDSDDPVKYLVELYVRFHEESKKDTSLEEIARTRFKELEEGKKGVVLLWEKFKVISLKEFQRIYDILGVQFNSVTGESFYNTGTEDFIKRISSMGLTKESQGALIVDLERFGMPPLLLRKSDEATLYATRDLVCAIYRYEKYRFDKMLYVVGQDQRLHFKQVFQVLKMMGHSWADRCFHIDFGMIRSGGEKMSTRRGRVVLLEDVLTLSNNYVGIIMKDRPFSETAKQTIARNVGVAAVIFSDLKNKRIKDIDFDIEKALSYNPQDQTFKGQTGPYLQYINARLSSLLKRYGKPIEKDVTLQPLKDEQEFKVVRALYRYPEIVINAANSNEPSMIADYLLDVASLFSTYYQDKNKHKIISDNEPLSSARIRMCSGVKDVLLSGFYLLGINAVEEM; this comes from the coding sequence ATGGATATTTTCAGATATAACATATCATTGGTATTGTCAGAGATTCTTCATCTGCCCTCACAGGATATTGATGGTCTTATTGAGATTCCTCCGGAGGAGCATTTGGGGGATTATGCGCTTCCCTGTTTTCGTTTAGGTTCTGTTCTTAAACAATCTCCTCAGAAGATTGCAACCGATATTGCGTCAAATATAGCGCAGATAGATTTTGTTAAAGAGGTTAAAACAAGCGGTGGATATGTTAATTTTTTTCTTAACACAGAGATTTTTATATCAAGGGCACTGAATCAGATAGAGAAAGGTGGGTTTGGAAAATCAGAACAGGGCAGGGGAAAAACAGTGGTGATAGATTTCTCATCGCCCAACATCGCCAAGCCTTTTAGTGTAGGACATTTAAGGTCAACCGTTATCGGGAATTCCCTTTCTCGTATATATGAATATCTCGGATATAATGTGATAAAAATAAATCATCTGGGAGACTGGGGAACACAGTTTGGAAAAATTATCGTTGCGTTTGAAAAATGGGGGAAACAGGAACTTCTTGATTCAGATGACCCTGTAAAATATCTTGTTGAATTATATGTCAGATTCCATGAAGAATCAAAAAAGGACACTTCTTTAGAAGAAATTGCAAGGACAAGGTTTAAGGAACTTGAAGAAGGCAAGAAGGGTGTTGTTTTATTATGGGAAAAATTTAAAGTCATTAGCTTAAAAGAGTTTCAGAGGATTTATGATATATTAGGTGTCCAATTTAACTCTGTAACAGGCGAAAGTTTTTATAATACTGGAACAGAAGATTTTATAAAAAGAATAAGTTCCATGGGTTTGACAAAAGAAAGTCAGGGTGCACTGATAGTGGACCTTGAAAGATTTGGTATGCCGCCTCTTTTGTTAAGAAAAAGCGATGAAGCGACACTCTATGCAACAAGAGATCTTGTGTGTGCAATATATAGATACGAAAAGTATAGATTTGACAAAATGCTTTATGTTGTCGGGCAGGACCAGAGGCTTCATTTTAAACAGGTATTTCAGGTTCTTAAAATGATGGGCCATTCTTGGGCTGACAGGTGTTTCCATATTGATTTTGGTATGATAAGGTCCGGGGGTGAGAAGATGTCAACAAGAAGAGGCAGGGTTGTGCTTCTTGAAGATGTTCTTACTCTTTCAAACAATTATGTGGGTATTATAATGAAAGACAGACCATTTTCTGAAACAGCAAAACAGACCATTGCAAGAAATGTCGGCGTTGCAGCAGTTATATTTTCTGATTTAAAAAATAAAAGAATAAAAGATATAGACTTTGATATTGAGAAGGCACTTTCATATAACCCGCAAGATCAGACTTTTAAAGGACAGACAGGCCCTTATCTTCAATACATCAACGCAAGGCTTTCCAGCCTTTTAAAAAGATATGGAAAGCCGATTGAAAAAGATGTGACTCTACAACCCTTGAAAGACGAGCAGGAATTCAAGGTTGTAAGGGCCTTATACCGTTATCCTGAAATTGTTATAAATGCCGCAAATTCAAATGAACCCTCAATGATAGCAGATTATCTTCTTGATGTTGCAAGTCTTTTTTCAACATATTATCAGGATAAAAACAAACACAAGATAATATCGGATAACGAACCCTTAAGCAGCGCAAGAATAAGAATGTGTTCAGGTGTAAAAGATGTATTATTGAGCGGTTTTTATCTTCTTGGAATAAATGCTGTTGAGGAGATGTAA
- a CDS encoding DNA protecting protein DprA, translating to MKDDTRYYLLLSLVEGLGAVGISKLIERFGSAKEAFDAKKIQSSDIFKKADQIVFTSRKKGIDIISLSDLQYPGFLKTIPDPPPVLYTLGNLEGDVARIAIVGSRSSTYHSLNIAETISSGLGGAGITIVSGFARGVDTAAHRGAVLCSSKGGGRTIAVMGCGVDIIYPEENKKLYEDIIKKGAIISEFPPQTPPFKTNFPKRNRIISGLCLAVVVVQATRYSGALITARLALEQGREVFTVPGPGGSERYRGSNDLIRQGAKIVESATDILEELQPVLKSHISYWQKDDKENNNTEYPTDDPVLNLLSEEPIHIDTISEKLLIDIPRLSTKLFEFEVKGLIKKLPGGKYIKK from the coding sequence TTGAAAGACGATACAAGATACTATCTTCTTCTTTCTCTTGTGGAAGGACTGGGGGCAGTTGGTATTTCAAAACTTATAGAGAGGTTTGGTTCGGCGAAAGAAGCCTTTGATGCAAAAAAAATTCAATCCTCTGATATTTTTAAAAAAGCAGACCAGATAGTTTTCACATCAAGAAAGAAAGGTATAGATATAATCTCGTTGTCGGACCTTCAATACCCTGGTTTTCTTAAAACTATTCCGGACCCTCCTCCTGTGCTGTATACCCTTGGTAATCTTGAAGGCGATGTTGCAAGGATTGCAATAGTTGGCTCAAGAAGTTCCACATACCATTCACTAAATATTGCAGAAACCATCTCTTCAGGGCTCGGCGGTGCCGGAATTACTATTGTTTCAGGATTTGCAAGGGGTGTTGACACAGCAGCACATAGAGGAGCAGTACTGTGTTCATCAAAAGGTGGAGGAAGAACAATTGCGGTTATGGGATGCGGGGTTGATATTATATACCCGGAAGAAAATAAAAAACTTTATGAGGATATTATAAAAAAAGGAGCCATTATCTCAGAGTTCCCGCCTCAAACCCCTCCTTTTAAGACAAACTTTCCAAAAAGAAATCGTATAATAAGCGGGCTTTGTCTTGCAGTAGTGGTTGTTCAGGCAACAAGATACTCAGGTGCTCTTATTACCGCCAGACTTGCACTTGAGCAGGGAAGGGAGGTTTTTACTGTCCCGGGTCCGGGAGGTTCTGAACGATACAGAGGCTCAAATGACCTTATAAGACAGGGAGCAAAGATTGTTGAAAGTGCAACAGATATACTTGAAGAACTTCAACCGGTGCTTAAATCCCATATTTCATACTGGCAAAAAGATGACAAGGAAAACAACAATACAGAATATCCGACAGATGACCCTGTATTAAATCTTTTGTCAGAAGAGCCCATCCATATTGATACCATAAGTGAAAAACTTCTTATAGATATCCCGCGCTTGAGTACAAAACTTTTTGAATTTGAGGTGAAAGGACTTATAAAAAAACTTCCAGGCGGAAAATATATAAAAAAATAA